The Hydra vulgaris chromosome 11, alternate assembly HydraT2T_AEP genome contains a region encoding:
- the LOC136087279 gene encoding uncharacterized protein LOC136087279, with the protein MKTSKKSRAEIQKAFWDRQLEKNADIFREKERKRWHMRPQQKKIQVISELSERKKRIVRPCWRVQKAKFRAAKRKIKTSLSESPERELSRNNERKLRGRTKVAYRKTKAYRKIQTLTDELETANCSAQKYKKRWLRLKSFLPGLQANSPTTTYRSSTSSVKNGFLTNETSRMSNLLAGNKTPNSSFPSKSTTPNSECHRGNASRDAETQDLIREFLTRDDNSIITTGKKQTITKNKDKNKSDYYSIH; encoded by the coding sequence ATGAAAACTTCAAAGAAATCTCGTGCTGAAATTCAGAAAGCGTTTTGGGACAGACAGTTAGAAAAAAATGCAGACATATTTCGTGAAAAAGAACGCAAACGTTGGCATATGCGGCCTCAGcagaaaaaaattcaagtgATATCAGAATTATCCGAGAGAAAAAAACGAATTGTTCGTCCTTGTTGGCGCGTCCAGAAAGCAAAATTTAGAGCTgcaaaaagaaagattaaaacaTCGTTATCAGAGTCACCGGAACGCGAGTTGAGTAGGAATAACGAACGCAAACTAAGAGGTAGAACTAAGGTTGCTTACCGAAAAACAAAGGCTTatagaaaaatacaaacattaacTGACGAGTTGGAAACGGCTAATTGTTCAGcccaaaaatacaaaaaacgttGGTTAAGGCTTAAAAGTTTCCTGCCTGGTTTACAAGCAAATTCACCTACAACTACTTATAGATCATCTACTTCTTCTGTAAAAAACGGTTTTCTTACAAATGAAACAAGCAGGATGTCAAATTTATTAGCAGGTAATAAAACTCCAAACTCTTCTTTTCCATCAAAAAGTACAACTCCAAACAGCGAATGCCATCGTGGTAATGCATCTCGTGATGCTGAAACACAGGATTTGATCAGAGAGTTTCTTACACGTGATGACAATTCTATAATAACAACTGGAAAGAAACagacaataacaaaaaataaagataaaaacaaaagcgACTACTACTCGATTCATTAA
- the LOC105849643 gene encoding uncharacterized protein LOC105849643: MNFVTIATILISLAPQINGHGYLQNPPARNSMWRFGFNTPANYNDNELFCGGATVMNMNNGGRCGVCGDPWHEKDQPHMDGGSYDKGIIVKTYKKGQIIDLEILLTTSHMGYFEIRVGDFSKTKTSGDSIGKLNGELLELVKGGTKFAVTEWGRFLYKYQVRLPSNLKCERCVLQWWYKGGNNWGCEGGKCGMGLGPQEHFVNCADIKIVA, from the exons atgaactttgTTACTATAGCAACTATTTTGATTAGTCTCGCTCCACAAATTAATGGTCACGGTTATTTACAAAATCCACCAGCTAGAAATTCAATGTGGAGGTTCGGGTTTAACACGCCAGCTAATTACAACGATAACGAATTGTTTTGCGGTGGAGCTACTGTTATGAATATGAATAATGGTGGGCGTTGTGGAGTTTGTGGTGACCCATGGCATGAAAAAGATCAACCACACATGGACGGCGGAAG TTATGACAAAGGCATCATagtaaaaacttacaaaaaaggGCAAATAATTGATCTCGAAATTCTGTTAACAACTAGTCACATGGGATATTTCGAAATTAGAGTTGGAGATTTTTCTAAGACTAAAACTTCAGGTGATTCGATTGGTAAATTAAACGGAGAACTATTGGAATTAGTAAAAGGAGGGACAAAATTTGCCGTGACAGAATGGGgcagatttttatataaatatcaagTTCGACTTCCATCCAATTTAAAATGTGAGAGATGCGTTTTGCAGTGGTGGTACAAGGGAGGAAACAACTGGGGGTGCGAAGGTGGAAAATGCGGTATGGGACTCGGACCACAAGAACATTTCGTCAATTGCGCAGACATAAAAATTGTTgcgtaa